In one Methylocaldum szegediense genomic region, the following are encoded:
- a CDS encoding MDR/zinc-dependent alcohol dehydrogenase-like family protein, which translates to MAPATELTCVRKTADPVRCMAAVFNGPRDIRVTLVTVPPPGPGQVRVKLEGCGVCASNLPVWEGRPWFDYPFPPGAPGHEGWGRVEAVGEDVDYPAIGTRVAILSDRAYAQYELVDRHAAIPLPPALDGWFFPGEPLACAMNVFQRSGIRPGETVAVVGVGFMGALLVGLATAAGARVVALSRRPYSLDIARRQGAAETLDVGNFQAALDRVKALTDGAGCDCVIEAAGEQCTLDLASELTRVRGRLVIAGYHQDGSRTVNMQLWNWRGLDVINAHERDPKRYAEGLYAAIEAASTGRFDPSPLLTHRFSLTELPRAFDLMGSRPEGFLKAVVLP; encoded by the coding sequence GTGGCACCGGCAACGGAACTGACGTGTGTACGAAAAACCGCCGATCCGGTTCGCTGCATGGCGGCGGTTTTCAATGGACCAAGAGACATTCGAGTAACCCTCGTCACGGTACCTCCACCGGGGCCGGGGCAGGTTCGGGTCAAGCTGGAAGGCTGCGGCGTCTGCGCTTCGAATCTGCCGGTTTGGGAAGGACGCCCGTGGTTCGATTATCCTTTCCCGCCCGGCGCCCCTGGACACGAAGGCTGGGGACGCGTCGAAGCGGTCGGCGAGGATGTCGACTACCCGGCCATAGGCACCCGAGTCGCGATTTTGTCCGACCGAGCCTATGCCCAATACGAACTGGTCGATCGCCACGCTGCCATCCCTCTTCCGCCCGCGCTTGATGGCTGGTTTTTCCCGGGAGAACCGCTGGCCTGCGCCATGAACGTGTTTCAGCGCAGCGGCATCCGGCCCGGAGAAACGGTGGCGGTCGTCGGCGTCGGCTTCATGGGCGCTCTGCTCGTCGGCCTGGCTACTGCGGCCGGCGCCCGCGTGGTGGCTCTCTCCCGCCGCCCCTACTCGCTCGACATCGCGCGCCGTCAAGGTGCGGCCGAAACCCTGGACGTCGGCAATTTCCAAGCGGCGCTGGACCGGGTCAAGGCACTGACCGATGGCGCGGGTTGCGATTGCGTGATCGAAGCCGCGGGCGAGCAGTGCACCCTGGATCTGGCCAGCGAACTAACCCGTGTGCGCGGCCGGTTGGTGATCGCGGGCTACCATCAGGACGGCTCGCGCACGGTGAACATGCAACTTTGGAACTGGCGCGGCCTCGACGTCATCAACGCCCACGAACGCGATCCGAAGCGGTACGCCGAGGGACTCTACGCGGCGATCGAAGCCGCGAGCACCGGCCGATTCGATCCGTCGCCGCTTCTCACCCATCGTTTCTCGCTCACGGAACTACCCCGGGCTTTCGATCTGATGGGCTCGCGCCCCGAGGGTTTTTTGAAAGCGGTGGTACTGCCATGA
- a CDS encoding UDP-glucuronic acid decarboxylase family protein produces the protein MIDRGRKHIVVTGGAGFLGTNLCRHLLMQGHVVTCVDNFRTGGMDILRKLAELGTLNIVRQDITEPVAIENVDEIYNLACSASPVHYQADPVHTLKTCVHGSLNLLEMARYSNARIFQASTSEVYGDPEAHPQRESYRGSVNPVGPRACYDEGKRCAETLFLNYHRQHKVPVKVGRIFNTYGPYMRPNDGRVVPNLIGQALRNRPLTIYGDGNQTRSFCYVDDLIEAMQRFMATPEDVTGPLNLGNPVEISMLELADTIIDLTGSRSRITFRPLPVDDPIRRCPDISHAREKLGWSPSTPLVEGLKRTIDYFERTLMAKGHTHSKAMTGS, from the coding sequence CGTGGTCACCTGCGTCGACAATTTCCGAACCGGCGGCATGGACATCCTTCGCAAACTAGCAGAATTGGGAACCTTGAACATCGTTCGCCAGGACATTACTGAGCCGGTGGCTATCGAAAACGTCGACGAAATCTACAATCTCGCCTGCTCCGCTTCGCCTGTTCACTATCAGGCCGATCCAGTGCATACCCTGAAAACCTGCGTGCACGGCTCACTCAATCTGCTGGAAATGGCGCGCTATTCCAACGCTAGAATTTTCCAGGCGTCGACCAGCGAGGTGTACGGCGATCCCGAAGCCCATCCCCAGCGCGAGAGCTATCGGGGATCGGTCAATCCCGTGGGGCCCCGTGCCTGTTACGACGAGGGCAAACGCTGCGCGGAAACCCTGTTTCTCAACTATCACCGCCAGCACAAAGTACCCGTCAAAGTCGGCCGGATCTTCAATACCTACGGACCTTACATGCGGCCCAACGACGGCCGCGTGGTTCCGAACCTGATCGGTCAGGCGCTCCGGAACCGTCCGCTGACCATCTACGGCGACGGCAATCAGACACGTTCGTTCTGCTATGTCGACGACCTGATCGAGGCGATGCAGCGCTTCATGGCAACGCCTGAAGACGTTACGGGCCCACTCAATCTCGGCAACCCGGTCGAAATCAGCATGCTCGAGCTGGCCGACACGATCATCGACCTGACCGGATCCCGTTCAAGAATCACGTTCCGACCGCTGCCGGTGGACGACCCAATCCGGCGCTGTCCGGACATCAGCCATGCACGAGAAAAACTCGGCTGGTCCCCGTCCACCCCTCTGGTCGAGGGCTTGAAACGCACCATCGACTATTTCGAGCGCACGCTGATGGCGAAGGGACACACCCACTCGAAAGCCATGACCGGCAGTTGA
- a CDS encoding CgeB family protein — MKFVLFYHSLISDWNHGNAHFLRGIVTELMQRGHCVEVYEPTDGWSLRNLRAERPPGSLRGFFEAYPHLLSRFYDVDQLDPGAVLADADVVIVHEWNDPALVKKIGRHRARSGHYLLLFHDTHHRAVTDPESIARYDLEHYDGVLAFGKVLRDIYLDRGWAARAWTWHEAADTQVFRPIPCEPEEGDLVWIGNWGDDERTRELEEFLFEPAKTLGLQARVYGVRYPERALKVLSEAGIEYGGWLPNYEVPRVFARFKVTVHVPRRPYARALPGIPTIRPFEALACGIPLVSAPWDDIEHLFTPGQDFLVAHTRREMEEAIAAILNDRSFARTLAEHGRAAILKRHTCAHRVDELLDICRELRLSRSAKRKSRKEPAVL; from the coding sequence ATGAAGTTTGTACTTTTTTATCACTCTCTGATTTCCGACTGGAATCACGGCAATGCTCATTTCTTGCGGGGCATCGTCACCGAGCTGATGCAGCGCGGCCACTGCGTCGAAGTGTATGAGCCGACCGACGGTTGGAGTCTTCGCAACCTCCGCGCCGAGAGGCCACCCGGTTCACTCAGGGGCTTTTTCGAAGCCTATCCACACCTGCTCAGCCGGTTCTACGACGTCGACCAACTCGATCCCGGAGCCGTCCTGGCCGACGCCGACGTCGTCATCGTGCACGAGTGGAACGATCCGGCCCTGGTCAAGAAGATCGGGCGCCATCGCGCTCGTTCGGGACACTATCTCTTGTTGTTCCACGACACCCACCATCGTGCCGTGACCGATCCGGAGTCGATCGCCCGATACGACCTCGAACACTACGATGGCGTATTGGCATTCGGCAAGGTGCTACGGGACATCTACCTGGACCGCGGCTGGGCCGCGCGCGCCTGGACCTGGCACGAAGCAGCCGACACCCAGGTCTTCCGGCCGATACCGTGCGAGCCCGAGGAAGGCGATTTGGTTTGGATCGGCAATTGGGGCGACGACGAGCGCACCCGTGAACTCGAGGAATTCCTGTTCGAGCCGGCCAAAACCCTCGGGCTTCAAGCGCGGGTTTACGGTGTGCGCTATCCGGAACGGGCGCTCAAAGTCTTGTCTGAGGCCGGAATCGAATATGGCGGATGGCTGCCGAATTACGAAGTCCCGCGAGTGTTCGCCCGCTTCAAGGTGACAGTCCATGTCCCGCGGCGGCCGTATGCCCGGGCTTTGCCCGGAATACCGACGATACGCCCCTTCGAGGCGTTGGCCTGCGGCATTCCTTTGGTTAGTGCCCCTTGGGACGACATCGAACATTTATTCACGCCGGGACAGGATTTTCTGGTCGCCCACACCCGCCGTGAAATGGAGGAGGCCATCGCGGCCATCCTCAACGATCGGAGCTTCGCGCGGACGCTGGCCGAACACGGCCGCGCCGCCATATTGAAACGGCATACCTGCGCGCACCGCGTCGACGAGTTGCTCGACATCTGTCGGGAACTTCGTCTGTCCCGTTCCGCAAAGCGCAAATCGAGGAAAGAGCCCGCTGTCCTGTGA
- a CDS encoding GDP-mannose 4,6-dehydratase, with translation MKTKRQASTISEPSFAAGDSRPVLITGGAGFVGTNLAHNLLEDGIPVLIFDNLGRPGVEHNLDWLKSVHGDRVQIAIADIRDAQAIRSAVHRARQVFHFAAQVAVTTSVEDPATDFEVNLRGTLNLLEAMRSARNPPPMLYTSTNKVYGNLEDLTVCREGDRYVPRDEDTARYGVGENRPLDFHSPYGCSKGGADQYVLDYARSYGLPTTVFRMSCIYGPHQYGTEDQGWVAHFLTRALQDQPITIYGDGLQVRDVLFVDDLVKALRLAGDNIERLRGQAFNIGGGPARAISLIELVKLIEELHGRRPELKFAPWRTGDQKYYVSDTRKLNRAIGWQPEITVPDGIAATYEWLLMYFEGETRYNRQRAVEVRSEKR, from the coding sequence ATGAAGACCAAGCGCCAGGCATCGACCATTTCCGAACCGAGCTTTGCGGCCGGCGACTCGAGGCCGGTGTTGATCACCGGCGGAGCGGGATTCGTCGGCACCAATCTCGCCCACAATCTGCTGGAGGACGGCATCCCGGTGCTGATCTTCGACAATCTGGGACGGCCGGGCGTCGAGCACAATCTCGACTGGCTCAAATCTGTCCACGGAGATCGGGTCCAGATCGCCATCGCCGACATACGCGATGCCCAGGCGATACGGAGCGCCGTGCATCGAGCCCGGCAGGTGTTTCATTTCGCCGCCCAGGTAGCGGTCACCACCAGCGTCGAAGATCCCGCTACCGATTTCGAAGTGAACCTCCGCGGCACGCTCAACCTACTTGAAGCCATGCGCTCCGCCCGAAACCCGCCGCCCATGCTCTACACCTCCACCAACAAGGTGTATGGCAATCTCGAGGATCTCACCGTCTGCCGCGAGGGCGATCGCTACGTGCCGCGCGACGAGGACACCGCGCGATACGGCGTCGGCGAAAACCGGCCCCTGGATTTTCATAGCCCGTACGGATGTTCGAAAGGCGGAGCCGATCAATACGTACTCGATTACGCGCGCAGCTACGGGCTGCCCACCACCGTATTCCGCATGAGCTGCATCTACGGGCCGCACCAGTACGGTACCGAGGACCAAGGTTGGGTGGCTCACTTTCTAACTCGGGCCTTGCAGGATCAGCCGATCACGATTTACGGAGACGGCCTCCAGGTCCGCGATGTTCTGTTCGTCGACGACCTGGTGAAAGCCCTGCGGCTCGCGGGAGACAACATCGAGCGCTTGCGTGGACAGGCCTTCAATATCGGTGGCGGACCGGCCAGAGCGATCAGTCTGATCGAACTGGTAAAGTTGATCGAGGAATTGCACGGCCGCCGTCCGGAGCTGAAATTCGCCCCGTGGCGTACCGGCGATCAGAAATACTATGTTTCCGACACGCGCAAGCTAAATCGAGCGATAGGCTGGCAACCCGAGATCACCGTTCCCGATGGGATAGCGGCAACATACGAATGGTTACTAATGTACTTCGAGGGAGAGACGCGGTACAACCGCCAAAGGGCAGTTGAGGTGCGGTCGGAGAAACGTTGA
- a CDS encoding CgeB family protein, translating into MKHRPHVAFFGSSLVSTYWNGAATYYRGLIRALSVLGYRTTFYEPDAFERQQHRDIANPTWAKVVVYPATEQGVSAALDAARQADILVKASGVGVFDDWLEREILSLQAPNRTVIFWDVDAPATLERIQRNPSDPFLALIPRYDLVLTYGGGPPVIDAYRALGARDCVPVYNALDPATHYPVAAQPRFAATLAFLGNRLPDREARVHEFFFKPAAELPKADFLLGGNGWESNLPELPNLRCLGHVYAHDHNAFNCSSRMVLNINRSSMARFGHSPATRIFEAAGAGACIVTDAWEGIERFLEPDREILVAHTGEDVARHLESISEQRARAIGAAAMRRVISEHTYAHRAALVHRILNGLTSDGRSSNSTSLRSNAGENALLEISLNPQTGA; encoded by the coding sequence ATGAAACATCGACCCCACGTCGCATTCTTCGGCTCCAGCTTGGTCTCGACCTACTGGAACGGCGCAGCCACTTATTACCGCGGGCTGATTCGCGCTTTGAGCGTGCTGGGGTACCGCACCACCTTCTACGAACCGGACGCTTTCGAGCGCCAGCAACATCGCGACATCGCCAACCCGACCTGGGCAAAGGTCGTGGTTTATCCCGCAACCGAACAGGGCGTTTCAGCCGCGCTCGACGCTGCCCGACAAGCGGACATCCTGGTCAAGGCGAGCGGCGTCGGCGTGTTCGACGACTGGCTCGAACGCGAAATCCTGAGTCTTCAGGCACCGAATCGAACGGTCATCTTTTGGGACGTGGATGCACCGGCAACCCTGGAGCGGATTCAACGCAACCCGAGCGATCCATTCCTTGCCCTAATCCCCCGTTACGATTTGGTCCTGACCTACGGTGGCGGCCCGCCGGTGATAGACGCCTACCGCGCGCTGGGCGCGCGCGATTGCGTACCGGTCTACAACGCGCTGGACCCGGCGACCCATTACCCCGTAGCGGCGCAGCCCCGCTTTGCCGCCACACTGGCCTTTCTGGGCAACCGTCTCCCGGATCGGGAAGCGCGGGTGCACGAATTCTTCTTCAAGCCCGCAGCCGAACTACCGAAAGCCGATTTCCTGCTCGGCGGAAACGGGTGGGAAAGCAATTTGCCGGAGCTCCCCAACCTCCGCTGTCTCGGCCATGTGTACGCCCATGATCACAACGCCTTCAACTGCAGTTCGCGCATGGTCCTCAATATCAACCGCAGCAGCATGGCGCGGTTTGGCCACTCTCCTGCCACCCGCATCTTCGAGGCAGCCGGTGCCGGTGCCTGCATCGTTACCGACGCCTGGGAGGGTATCGAACGGTTTCTGGAACCGGACCGGGAGATTCTGGTCGCTCACACCGGGGAAGATGTCGCTCGCCATCTGGAATCGATTTCCGAACAGCGCGCTCGAGCGATCGGTGCTGCCGCTATGCGCCGGGTGATCTCGGAACACACCTACGCGCACCGGGCGGCGCTGGTCCACCGAATTCTGAACGGTCTAACGTCAGACGGCAGATCGAGCAACTCGACTTCGCTTCGATCTAATGCTGGAGAGAACGCACTTCTCGAAATTTCCTTGAACCCACAAACAGGAGCTTAA
- a CDS encoding glycosyltransferase family 4 protein, which produces MNILMTADTIGGVWRYALELARGLEPFGVNILLATMGAPLSTEQRREVAALRHVRVTESRYKLVWMDDPWADIEAAGDWLLRLAENFKPALIHLNDYPHGALPWSAPVLMVGHSCVLSWWQAVHGVPAPARLDRYRDAVRTGLRAANGVIAPTAAMLAELHRLYGPLLAARVIFNGRTVQPQRKKKAFILSAGRLWDPGKNIAGLARIAPRLSWPVYVAGEARHPDGATAEFPNLRCLGPLSAKRLENWFAHASIYALPARYEPFGLSILEAASAGCALVLGDIASLREIWQDAALFIPPDDTERLASTLQELIDRPDLRHEYAVKARIRAARFTPERMAAAYWEIYRELTTDHRAAEYRAGTAARATSHRGLSP; this is translated from the coding sequence ATGAACATTCTGATGACGGCCGACACAATAGGCGGGGTCTGGCGGTACGCGCTGGAGCTGGCACGCGGATTGGAGCCGTTCGGTGTCAACATCCTGTTGGCCACCATGGGCGCGCCCTTGTCCACCGAGCAACGGCGCGAGGTTGCGGCGCTGCGCCATGTCCGCGTCACAGAGAGCCGGTACAAACTGGTTTGGATGGACGATCCCTGGGCAGACATCGAAGCGGCAGGCGACTGGCTGCTGAGACTCGCGGAAAACTTCAAACCCGCGCTGATTCATTTGAACGACTATCCCCACGGCGCTCTGCCGTGGTCGGCGCCGGTGCTGATGGTCGGCCATTCGTGTGTGCTCTCATGGTGGCAGGCGGTGCACGGGGTACCAGCACCGGCACGCTTGGACCGCTATCGAGACGCAGTTCGAACCGGGCTCCGGGCGGCAAACGGCGTGATAGCGCCGACCGCCGCAATGCTCGCCGAACTGCACAGGCTGTACGGCCCTTTGCTAGCCGCCCGAGTGATTTTCAACGGGCGCACCGTCCAACCGCAGCGGAAAAAAAAGGCTTTCATCCTCTCGGCCGGCCGTCTCTGGGACCCGGGGAAGAACATCGCCGGCCTCGCCCGGATTGCGCCTCGCTTGTCCTGGCCCGTCTATGTCGCCGGCGAAGCCCGGCATCCAGACGGCGCCACAGCCGAGTTCCCGAACCTGCGTTGCTTGGGGCCGCTTTCCGCGAAGCGGCTCGAGAACTGGTTTGCCCATGCGTCGATCTATGCCCTTCCCGCCCGTTACGAGCCCTTCGGACTGTCGATCCTGGAAGCAGCCTCGGCGGGATGCGCGCTGGTGCTCGGCGACATCGCGAGTCTACGCGAAATTTGGCAGGACGCTGCCTTATTTATACCGCCGGACGATACCGAGCGGCTGGCTTCGACTCTTCAGGAACTAATCGACCGGCCGGACCTGAGACACGAGTACGCGGTCAAAGCCCGCATTCGAGCGGCGCGGTTTACACCGGAACGGATGGCGGCCGCGTATTGGGAAATTTACCGGGAGCTGACCACCGATCACCGGGCGGCCGAGTACCGGGCCGGCACTGCGGCCAGAGCGACATCGCACCGGGGACTATCGCCATGA
- a CDS encoding NAD-dependent epimerase/dehydratase family protein, giving the protein MDRILITGGAGFIGSHLADGLINQGYRVRVLDALSEQVHGDIRRPPDYLNPAVEFVHGDVCDASSVRDALLNVDAVFHFAAAVGVGQSMYQIERYTDINNRGTAVLLQCLIEQPVKKLVVASSMSVYGEGLYRTADGRPCAPPERPLTQLQQGSWELLDENGDPLHPLPTPESKVTSPASVYALSKYDQERLCLLVGQAYNIPTVALRFFNVYGTRQALSNPYTGVLAIFASRFLNGNSPLIFEDGEQKRDFVNVQDVVQACVLALERDEAAGRVFNVGSGRSHTVREIAERMGRLLGREEIRPVITRQYRVGDIRHCFADIGEARSVLGYQPRVDLEEGMGELTEWLKTQATLDRFEAANEELSQRGLRL; this is encoded by the coding sequence ATGGACAGGATCTTGATCACCGGAGGAGCAGGGTTCATCGGCTCACACCTCGCCGATGGATTGATCAACCAAGGATACCGAGTCAGGGTGCTCGACGCGCTCAGCGAACAGGTCCACGGCGATATTCGGCGGCCGCCGGATTACCTGAATCCCGCTGTCGAATTTGTGCATGGCGACGTGTGCGATGCCAGCTCGGTCCGCGACGCGCTGCTCAACGTGGACGCGGTCTTCCACTTCGCCGCCGCGGTTGGCGTCGGCCAAAGCATGTACCAGATCGAGCGCTACACTGACATCAACAATCGCGGCACGGCCGTCCTGCTGCAATGCCTGATCGAACAACCGGTGAAAAAGCTGGTCGTGGCATCCAGCATGAGCGTTTACGGCGAAGGACTCTATCGCACCGCTGACGGCCGACCCTGTGCGCCACCGGAGCGACCGCTGACGCAGCTCCAGCAAGGGAGCTGGGAACTGCTCGACGAAAACGGCGATCCGCTCCACCCCTTGCCCACGCCGGAATCCAAGGTTACCTCGCCGGCATCGGTCTATGCGCTGTCGAAATACGACCAGGAACGTCTGTGCCTGCTGGTCGGCCAAGCCTACAACATTCCCACGGTCGCTCTGCGTTTCTTCAACGTCTACGGCACCCGGCAGGCATTGTCCAATCCCTACACCGGCGTGCTAGCCATCTTCGCGTCCCGTTTTCTCAACGGCAACAGCCCGCTCATCTTCGAGGACGGCGAACAGAAGCGCGATTTCGTCAACGTCCAAGACGTAGTTCAAGCCTGCGTGCTCGCATTGGAGCGCGACGAAGCCGCCGGTCGGGTATTCAACGTCGGCAGCGGCCGCAGCCATACGGTGCGCGAGATTGCCGAGCGCATGGGCCGCTTGCTCGGCCGGGAAGAGATCCGGCCGGTGATTACCCGGCAGTACCGAGTGGGCGATATCCGCCATTGCTTTGCCGATATCGGCGAGGCCCGAAGCGTCCTCGGCTATCAGCCCCGCGTTGATCTCGAAGAAGGTATGGGCGAACTCACGGAATGGCTTAAGACGCAGGCGACGTTAGACCGCTTCGAAGCGGCAAACGAAGAACTTTCGCAGCGAGGGCTTCGGCTATGA
- a CDS encoding Gfo/Idh/MocA family protein: protein MSTNLARETGPQLRPNRPRLGFLGVGWIGRDRMAALVNEDCAEIVAIADPATDALREASRLAPGALLSDRPDDLFDCAIDGVVIATPSAVHAHQTTAALERGLAVFCQKPLARTRQEAQNVVDAARRADRLLSVDLSYRHVRGMAEVREAIRRGELGEIYALDLSFHNAYGPDKPWFYDLAQSGGGCVMDLGTHLVDLALWMLDFPEVGHVTSRLYAQGKPVAKPATQVEDYAVAEIEFRSGAVARIACSWRLSAGRDAVIDFAFYGTKGAAALRNVDGSFWDFVVERFHGTRREVVASYPDAWGGRALIDWVRRLGENGRFAPEARQFVEVAAVVDRIYGR, encoded by the coding sequence ATGAGCACCAATCTAGCGCGAGAGACAGGCCCGCAGCTTCGCCCGAACCGTCCTAGACTAGGTTTTCTGGGCGTCGGCTGGATCGGCCGCGACCGGATGGCCGCCTTGGTGAACGAGGATTGCGCCGAGATCGTTGCCATTGCCGACCCTGCGACGGACGCCCTGCGCGAGGCTTCGCGCCTCGCCCCCGGTGCCCTGCTGAGCGACCGTCCGGACGATTTGTTCGATTGCGCCATCGACGGCGTGGTCATCGCGACGCCCAGCGCCGTGCATGCGCACCAGACAACGGCGGCACTCGAACGCGGGCTCGCGGTGTTTTGCCAGAAACCGCTGGCTCGCACCCGGCAGGAGGCGCAAAACGTCGTCGATGCAGCGCGGCGCGCGGATAGATTGTTGAGCGTCGATCTGAGCTATCGCCATGTGCGCGGCATGGCGGAGGTTCGCGAGGCCATCCGCCGCGGCGAACTCGGCGAAATCTATGCACTAGATCTGAGCTTCCACAACGCCTACGGACCAGACAAGCCCTGGTTCTACGACCTCGCCCAATCAGGTGGCGGCTGCGTCATGGACCTCGGCACTCACCTGGTCGATCTGGCGCTGTGGATGCTGGATTTCCCGGAAGTCGGACATGTGACGAGCCGTTTGTACGCTCAGGGGAAACCTGTGGCGAAACCGGCAACTCAGGTCGAAGACTACGCCGTCGCCGAAATCGAATTCCGTAGCGGTGCCGTCGCGCGCATCGCCTGTTCGTGGCGGCTCTCGGCTGGCCGCGACGCGGTGATCGATTTCGCCTTTTACGGCACTAAGGGTGCCGCCGCGCTCCGCAATGTCGACGGTTCGTTCTGGGATTTCGTCGTCGAGCGCTTCCATGGCACGCGGCGTGAAGTTGTCGCCAGCTATCCCGATGCCTGGGGCGGACGGGCGCTCATCGATTGGGTACGACGGCTGGGCGAAAACGGCCGCTTCGCCCCGGAGGCCCGACAGTTCGTGGAAGTCGCCGCCGTAGTCGACAGGATTTACGGACGATGA